From one Plasmodium yoelii strain 17X genome assembly, chromosome: 12 genomic stretch:
- a CDS encoding PIR protein — translation MNSKVCESINTIDKYFDDDSKNPGEYNFMELLNSFLSDCNCSSDEEKIISGFIMLLNTLEDLESDKIVECASLWLSYKLNQKTQNGTTKLYDFYNENIITNSCYKGNISTDSGQDINTDVIENKIKSMNMDIKDISNFYDAFKSLCNMYSEIGEKTNTKCNKCLENAGEFFEKCEKVKNVFDITKGSSYLQLWLSLSKDYKDFENNYNSIWCEDGIPLVTCSRSSVTKNTLISIAIIFVAASILLGVSYKYSLFGFRKRSQKQHLREKLKK, via the exons atgaattctAAAGTG tGTGAATCAATTAATACGATCGATAAGTATTTTGATGATGATTCGAAAAACCCGGgtgaatataattttatggaATTATTAAATAGTTTTTTATCTGATTGTAACTGTAGTAGTGATGAAGAAAAGATTATCTCTGGTTTTATAATGTTACTAAATACGCTTGAAGATTTAGAAAGTGATAAAATTGTTGAATGCGCTAgtttatggttaagttataaactaaatcaaaaaacacaaaatggAACCACCAAATTATacgatttttataatgaaaatataataacaaatagTTGTTATAAGGGGAATATATCTACTGATAGTGGTCAGGATATTAATACGGAtgttatagaaaataaaataaaatcgatgaatatggatattaaagatatatctaatttttatgatgcatttaaatcattatgcaACATGTATAGTGAAATTGGTGAAAAAACAAATACTAAATGCAATAAATGTTTAGAAAATGCTGgagaattttttgaaaaatgtgaaaaagttaaaaacGTTTTTGATATTACTAAAGGAAGTTCTTATTTACAACTATGGTTAAGTTTATCAAAAGATTATAaagattttgaaaataattataatagtaTTTGGTGTGAGGATGGCATACCACTTGTAACTTGTTCACGAAGTTcagtaacaaaaaatacactaatttcaattgcaattatatttgttgcagcatcaattttattgggagtttcttataag tattcattatttggatttcggaaacgatctcaaaaacaacatttaagagaaaagctaaaaaaataa
- a CDS encoding PIR protein yields MDDTLCGKLDLLREYLPDDLDKTTRLDFYGYDSFVNYCPGKNCNTEIDKITVGFLWLLGEYFTKYPPKSGVIDYNKPFFLYIILWLSYKLNQNTEKTFTTIDDFFTEYVNKSGKYEKFTNDAFKFGNLDEFIKKHKNLLNTDIKDLSKFYDASKLICNMYGNVAQNQTVNILSNNVNDFANQYTELNNKYNDKDTPHSKILSALSTDYNNIKEKRKNYQTLPEITEFSALASKSGVTSSSSSIGNKLFTVLSIFGAIAFFLGISYKYSLFGFRKRFQKQKLRGKLKNIKKRMKH; encoded by the exons ATGGATGATACTCTA TGTGGAAAATTAGATCTTTTGAGGGAGTATTTACCTGATGACTTGGACAAAACTACACGACTTGATTTTTATGGATATGATAGTTTCGTAAATTACTGCCCTGGTAAAAACTGCAATACTGAAATCGATAAAATTACGGTTGGATTTTTATGGTTACTTGGAGaatattttactaaatatCCACCTAAAAGTGGTGTTATAGACTATAATAAAccattttttctatatattattttatggttaagttacaAATTAAATCAGAACACAGAGAAAACATTCACCACAATAGACGATTTTTTTACTGAATATGTAAACAAAAGTggtaaatatgaaaaatttacAAATGATGCCTTTAAATTTGGAAATCTTGATGAATTCATAAAgaaacataaaaatttgtTGAATACTGATATTAAAGATctttctaaattttatgatgcatccAAATTAATATGTAATATGTATGGTAATGTTGCACAGAATCAGACCGTCAACATACTGTCAAATAATGTGAATGATTTTGCTAACCAATATACAGAGCtaaacaataaatataatgataaagaTACCCCGCATAGTAAAATATTGTCTGCtttatcaactgattataataatataaaagagAAACGTAAAAATTATCAAACGCTTCCAGAGATAACAGAATTTTCTGCACTAGCATCTAAATCTGGAgttacatcatcaagttcgtcgataggaaataaattatttacagttttatcgatatttggtgcaatagcattttttttaggaatttcttataag tattcgttatttggatttcggaaacgatttcaaaaacaaaaattaagaggaaaactaaaaaatataaagaagagaatgaaacattaa